A window of Hymenobacter siberiensis genomic DNA:
GACTGCAACCGTGATAAGGTCCTTCGCAAGCTCAGGATGACAGGCGGGCGTTACTCCCACTTTTCGCATTCATCAACCCCATGAAGAAAATCCTCCCCCTCGCAGCCCTGCTCTCAGCCCTCGCGCTGGGTAGCTGCAACAAAGAATACCTGAACCCGAGCACTGCCAGCCAGCAGCAGGTGGTCACTTCCTCCGATGGCCTGATTACGCTCTGCAACGGCTTGCAGGCGCGCTACAGCGCGGGCGGCCTGCTCAGCGTGCTCTATAATACGGTGGCGGCCGGCGGGCTGAGCACCCGCGAGCTCAGCATCCTCAACGTGGGCAATATTGAGGAATACAACCTCAGCCTCGGGGCCGGCAGCCTCACCAACAGCAACGGCGTGGTGCGCAACATCTGGACCCAGGCCAACCTGGTGAAATCCAACGCCGACCTGGTGCTGGCCAACGTGGGCAACGCCCCGGACGCGGGCACCCGCAGCGGCATTGTGGCCTACGCCAGCATTTTCCGGGCGCTGAGTATTGGCACGCTGGCGCAGTATTTCGAGCAGATTCCGCTGGCCACGCAGGAAAGCGCGCCGTTTGTGCCGCGCGTGGATGCGCTGCGCAACGCCGTGGCCCAGCTCGAAGCGGCCGCCACGCAGCTGGCCGCCACGCCGGTTTCGGCCGATTTCAACGCCAAGATTGTGCCCGGCATCGACCTTGCCAATACGCTGCAAGCCCTCATTACCCGCTACAGCCTGGAAGCCGGTGACTACGACAAGGCCCTGGCCGCCGCCGGCCGCGTGGACCTCACCAAACGCTCGGTGTTCAACTTCGACGATAACTCCCGCAATCCGCTGTTCGAGACGTCGTTCGGCAACAAAAACGTATTCGAGCCTACTAACACCAGCCTGGGCCTGGCCGGCGCGCTCGCACCCGAAGCCGGCGACAAGCGCCTGCCCTTCCTGCTGCGCATCAGCCCGCCGCCTACCACTACCCAAAACCTGGGCACCGGCTTCTACACCGCCAACAGCGCCCCCATTCCGGTGTACGTGCCCAACGAAATGCTCCTGATTCGGGCCGAAGCCTACGCCCGCAAAAACGACGTACCCAACGCCGTGCTTGAGCTGAACAAGGTGCGGACCAGCACGGCCGCCGCCGCTACCAGCAGCACCGGCCTGCTCCTGGCGCTGCCCGGCGCGGCCCTGCCCGCCTACGCCGGCCCTCTCACCCCCGCCGATGTGCTCCTCGACATCCTGCGCAACCGCTACGTGGAGCTGGCCTTCCAGGGCTTCCGCCTGGCCGACAGCCGCCGCTTCGGCCGCCCCGCGCCGGGCACTACCGGGGCCGAGCGCAACCGCAATTTCTTCCCCTATCCCCGCACGGAGCGGGAGAACAACCCCTCCACCCCCGCCGACCCGGCGATTTAGAGCCAGGCTGCAGGCAGTAGACCGCGAAGCGGTGCTTCGCGTCCCCGCGCTACTTAGCACCCTAACCGACGTACAAACGCGAAGCACCGCTTCGCGGCTACTGCCCAGCCAGCGTACGGAACTGGAAACGTCTCTACACATCCTTTCCCGCCCCCATGAGCCCGCCCAATTCCCACCCCACCCCCATCGCCACCACGGTTTACGCTGATTCGGAGCGGGCTTCGGCCGCCGTGGCCGGCCAGATTGCCGACCTCATCCGCGCCCGCGCCGCCGAAGGTCAACCCTGCGTGCTCGGCCTCGCTACCGGCTCCTCACCCACGCGGGTTTACGAGGAGCTGGTGCGCCTGCACCGCGAAGACGGCCTGAGCTTTCAAAACGTCATCAGCTTCAACCTCGATGAGTATTATCCTATGGCGCCCGACTCCCTGCAGAGCTACGTGCGCTTTATGCGGGAATACCTGTTCGACCATGTTGATATAAAACCTGAGAACGTGCACATACCCGACGGGACTGTGTCGCCGGAGCAAGTGGCCGAGTTCTGCCGGCGCTATGAGGAGCAGATTCGCGAAGCCGGCGGGGTTGATTTGCAGCTGCTGGGCATAGGGCGCACCGGCCACATCGGCTTCAATGAGCCTGGCTCCGGCCCGGACTCCCGCACCCGCCTCATTACCCTGGACCACGTTACGCGCACCGACGCGGCTTCCGATTTTTACGGCGAAGAAAACGTGCCACGCCGGGCCCTGACCATGGGCGTGGGCACTATTCTCGAAGCCCGAAAAATCGTGCTGCTGGCCTGGGGCGAGGGCAAGGCCGCCGTGGTGAAGCGCATGATGGAATGCGAGGTAACCGACACCTTGCCCGCCACTTATCTGCAGCGCCACCCCGCCGTGCAAGTGGTGCTGGACGAGGCCGCCGGCGCCGAGCTCACCCCGCGCAAAACGCCCTGGCTGCTGGGCCTGCCCTGCAACTGGCACGATGCCGCCCTGGTGCGCAAGGCCATCACCTGGCTGGCCCGCACCGTGACCAAGCCCATCCTGAAACTGACCGAGGAAGACTACAACGAGAACGGCCTGTCGGAGCTGCTGGCCCAGTCCGGGCCGGCCTACGACATCAACATTCGGGTTTTCAACGAGCTGCAGCACACCATCACCGGCTGGCCCGGCGGCAAGCCCAACGCCGACGACACCTACCGGCCGGAGCGCGCCGCGCCGTTTCCCAAGCGCGTCCTCATCTTCAGCCCGCACCCTGATGATGACGTGATTTCGATGGGTGGCACCCTGCTGCGGCTGGTCGACCAGGGCCACGAGGTGCACGTTGCTTACCAGACCTCCGGCAACATTGCCGTGTTCGATGACGAGGCCATTCGCTTCGCCGATTTCGTGGCCGACTACGACCAGGCTTTCCACCTGCCCACCGGCGAGCCGGCCGACAACCTCTACCATCGCGTAGCCGATTTCCTCAAAAACAAGCAGCCCGGCCAGGTCGATTCCGACGAAGTGCAGCAGATAAAGGGCCTCATCCGGCGGGGCGAGGCCAAGAGCGCCTGCCGCTTGGCCGGCATTCCCGATGCCAACGTGCACTTCCAGGATTTGCCGTTTTACGAAACCGGCCGGGTGCGCAAAAAGCCCCTCGGCGACGAGGACATCCGCCTCACCATGGAGCTGTTGAACCGCATCCAGCCCCAGCAGATTTATGCCGCCGGCGACCTTTCGGACCCGCACGGCACCCACCGCGTATGCCTGGCGGCCATTTTTGAGTCCATCCACCGCCTCAAAGCCTCCGACACCGCCTGGCTCGACGACTGCTGGATGTGGCTCTACCGCGGGGCCTGGCAGGAATGGGACATCGACCAGATTGAGATGGCCGTGCCCCTCTCGCCACAGGAGCTCACGCGCAAGCGCCGCGCCATCTTTAAACACCAGAGCCAGAAGGACCGCCCCCTTTTTCCCGGGGCCGACCAGCGCGAGTTCTGGCAGCGCGCCGAGGCCCGCAACCGGACCACGGCCAAGCTGTATGACCAATTGGGCCTGCCGGAATACGAAGGCATCGAGGCATTTGTGCGGTGGGAGTTCTGAGGTAGTAGAACGACAACGTTAGCCCGTCATGCAGAGCGCAGCGAAGCATCTTTACCGCGCAACTAATTGATTTTACTATTGCGGTAAAGATGCTTCGCTGCGCTCTGCATGACGTTCTTTGAAACCCATCCCCACCCGCCCGCCCATGCAACGCACCACCCAGGCCGCCCTCGAAACCACCGGCACCCTGCCACTGGCCGAGGCCTCCCAGCCCGGCCGCCTCATCAGCCTCGACGTGTTTCGCGGCCTCACCGTGATGGCCATGATTCTGGTGAACAACCCCGGCGACTGGGGCCACATCTACCCACCCTTCGAGCACGCCGAATGGAATGGCTGCACCCCCACGGACCTCATTTTTCCATTTTTCCTGTTCATCGTAGGCGTAAGCCTGGTGTATGCCTTGGACGGCACAAAGCGCCAGGGCGGGCCACAGGGCGCGGTGCTGCTGCGGGTGCTGCGCCGGGCGGCCGTGCTATTCGGCCTGGGCCTGCTGCTGTCACTCTACCCGAAATTCGACTTCAGCACCGTGCGGATTATGGGCGTGTTGGCGCGCATTGCGCTGGTGTTTCTGGGGTGCGGGTTCATCTTCCTGAAAACCAGCTGGCGCACCCAGGCATGGCTGATTATCAGCTTCCTGATTGGCTACGCGGTACTGATGCAGCTGGTGCCCGTGCCCGGCTTTGGCCCCGCCAACCTGGAGCCTACCACCAACCTCGGGGCCTGGCTCGACCGCACCATCTTCACCGAAGCCCACCTCTGGAAACAAAGCAAAACCTGGGACCCCGAAGGCTTGCTCGGCACCCTGCCGGCGCTGGCTACCGGCCTACTAGGCAGCCTCACGGCCCAATGGCTGCGCCACAAAGGCCCGGAGCCGGCCGCCAAAGTAGCCTGGCTGTTCGTGGCCGGCGGCGGCCTCAGCCTGCTCGGCCTGTGCTGGGCCCCGTGGTTCCCCATCAATAAAGCGCTGTGGAGCAGCCCCTACGTGCTTTACACCGGCGGGCTGGCCATGGCCGGCCTGGCGGCGCTCTACTGGATTTGCGACGTGCAGGGCTACCGCGCCTGGACGCGCCCGGCGCTGGTCTACGGCGTCAATGCCATCCTCGTGTTCTGCCTCTCGGCGCTGCTTTCGCGCACGTTCGGGCTGTTCCAGCTGGCCCTGCCCGGCGGCAAAACCGGCGGCCTGAAGGAGTGGCTGTATGAATGGGGCATCGCCCCCTACTTTGCCGACCCGCGCACGGCTTCGCTGGTGGGTGCGGCCACGCTTATCGTTATCTGGTATTTTATTCTGAGCTGGATGTATAAGAAGGGCGTGGTGCTGAAGGTGTGAGGGTGACCGGTTTCCCCTAAATTGAACGTCATGCCGAGCGCAGCCGAGGCATCTCACTCGGGATAGTAATCTAATCGAATGGGTTTACTATCCCAAGCGAGATGCCTCGGCTGCGCTCGGCATGACGTTCTTGCGGTGTTTAGCAAGTATTCATCAGCATGAAAATCCTCATCATCGGCGGCGGCAACATGGGCCTCACCTACGCCCGCAGCTTCGTGCGCGCCCACATCACCTCGCGGCTCGACCTACGCCTGCTGGCCCGCTCGCCCGAGCGCGTACCGGCCCTGGCCGCCCACGAAATCGGCACGGTCTGGGGCTCGCCCGCCGAGTGCGTGCCGGGGGCCGACATCCTCATCTTAGCCGTGAAGCCGCAGGACTCGCCGGCGCTGTTCGCGGCGCTAAAGGGCCTGGTGCAGCCCCAGCAGCTCATCCTGAGCATCATGGCCGGCGTGCGGATTGATACCCTGCGCGAGGCCCTGGGCACGCCCAAAATCATTCGGGCCATGCCCAACCTACCCGCCCAGATTGGCATGGGCATGACGGCCTTCACCAGCACCGACGAGGTGAGCCGCGCCGAGCTGGTACAGGTACAAAACCTGCTGAGCACCACCGGCAAGACAGTTTACGTCGAAAACGAAAGCGCCATCGACGCCAGTACGGCCATTTCGGGCAGCGGCCCGGCCTACGTGTACTACTGCATGGAAGCCCTGATGGCTGCCGCCGCCCAAATGGGTTTCAGCGGAGCCGAAGCTGAGCTGCTGGTGAGCCAGACGTTTCGCGGCGCGGTAGAGCTGTACTCCCAATCGGGCCTGAGCTGCCAGGACTGGATTACCAAAGTGGCCTCCAAGGGCGGCACCACCGAGGCAGCGCTGGGAGCCTTCGGCGCGGGTGCCGTGCGCGAGGGCCTGATGGCCGGGGCCGGCGCGGCGCGGGACCGGGCCGAGGAGCTAGGGAAATAAAAAAGTCGCGGCGCTGGATTACCACCCCGGACACTTTGCTACATTATAGGACTTACGCACTTCAAAAGCTATGTAACCTGAAAATCAACGACTTGCATTCAAGACGTATATTTGTTATATTGCTGTTTTTCAGTTGGTTAGTGTTTCAACTGCGTAAGTCCTAATTAGCATTCCTTTTCTCCTTTCCTGGTTATGCGCCTGCTACTTTGCTCCTTACTCCTCAGCCTGGCCGTCCCGGCCGCCCGCGCCCAGAGTGCCATCAGTGCCACCGCCCCTACCAATGCCGATGTACTGAACCGTGAGCTAGCCAAAGGCAAGGGCCAGCTTGGAGACATACCCGTGTCGGGCAGCTCATTCCTGCTGCCTTATTGGACGCGCGGCACCGTGAAAATGACTGCTGGCACCGTGCCCCAGCCCTGGCTGAAGTATGACCTGCATGGCGACCGCCTGCTGTGGCGCCGCCCCAACGGCGACTCGTTGGAACTGAATACCAGCGCGATAACTGAATTCTCACTCGGCGACTCGCTCCGCGGCACCCGCTGCTTGTACCGTCGCTACCTCGATGCCCATATCCGAGAGCTGCCGCTGCGCACGGCCTTTTTTGAGGTGCGGTACGATGCCGGCCGCTCCGCCCTGTTGCGAAAGCGTAGCCGAACACTTTTTCACGCCAATAATGGACCTTCGCTGGCCGGCCGCAGCAGTGACCACTGGGTTGAAACCAGTGTTTTTTACCTCAAAAACACCGACAACACCATTGAGCCCATTCGCCTGAGCCCCAAGGCCGTGCTTGCGGTGCTGGGCAAAGCCAAGGCCCCCGCCCTGCAGGCCTACATCACCCGCGAAAACCTCGACCTAAGCGCCGAAGCCGATATTGTGAAGCTGCTGAAATACTACGATACCCTGTAGCCAACCCAGTAAACGAAACTGCCGGAAGCCGGGGCTGGTAGGCCCCGGCTTCCGGCAGTTTCGTTTTGAGCTAAGCCGGCCTGGAACGGAGCGGGACTTACGCCACCGAATACCCCGCGAAATCCTTGCGCAACTGGGTTTTCAGCAATTTCCCGGTGGCTGTATGCGGCAGAGAATCAACAAACTCCACGGCATCGGGCTCGCAGAACTTGGCCACCCGGCCCCGGAAGAAATTCAGCATTTCCTCGGCTGATAGCTCCATGCCGATGCGACGCACCACGATGAGCAGCGGCCGCTCGCTCCATTTGGCGCTGGGCACGCCGATGACGGCGGCCTCGGCCACGGCGGGGTGGGCCACGGCCAGATTTTCGAGGTCGATACTGGAAATCCACTCGCCGCCGGACTTGATGACGTCCTTCGAGCGGTCGGTGATTTGCATATAGCCGTCGGAGTCGATGGTGGCCACGTCGCCGGTGCGGAACCAGCCGTCGGCGGTGAGCTCGCCGGGCGTGTGGGCGCGGAAGTAGTCGCGCACCACCCACGGCCCGCGCACCAGCAGGTCGCCGAAGGCCACGCCGTCGTGCGGCAGCGCGTGGCCGTCATCGCCCACAATCTTCATATCCACGCCGAACACCACCCGGCCCTGCTTGCTGCGAATGGCTAGGCTATCGGCCGGGCTGAGGTCGGCGTGCTTGGCCTTGAGGCGCGCGCCGGTGCCCAGCGGGCTGGTTTCGGTCATGCCCCAAGCGTGGAGCACGGTCACGCCCAGCTCATCCTCAAAGGCTTTCATGAGGGCCGGCGGGCACGAGGCCCCGCCCACCACCGTGCGCTTCAGGGTGGTGAAATGGCGCTGGCCTTCGCGCATAAACTGCAGCAGCGCGAACCAGATGGTGGGCACTCCGGCCGAAAACGTCACGCCCTCGCTCTCCATCAGCTCGAATAGGCTGGCGCTGTCCATGCCCGCGCCGGGCAGCACCAGTTTCGAGCCGTTGAGCGGCGCGGCGTAGGGCAGCCCCCAGGCGTTGACGTGGAACATGGGCACCACGGGCATTATCACATCGAGGGCCGAGCAGCCGAGCGAGTCGGGCAGCGAAATACCGAAGGCGTGCAGCAGGGTGGAGCGGTGCGAATAAAGCACGCCCTTGGGCTGGTCGGTGGTGCCGGAGGTATAGCAGAGCGAGCAGGCCGTATTTTCATCGAAGCTGGGCCACTCGTAGTCGCCGCTTTCGGCGGCCAGTAAGTCCTCGTAGCTGCACAGGCCGGGCATTTCCGACTCTTTGGGCAGGTGCTCGGGGCCGGCCATCAGCACCCATTTTTCCACGGTGGGGCACACGGCGGCCAGGCGCTCGACGAGGGGCAGAAAGGTGAGGTCGAAGAACAGCAGCCGGTCCTCGGCGTGGTTGATGATGTAGACGAGCTGCTCCGGAAACAGGCGCGGATTGATGGTGTGGCACACCGCCCCGATGCCGGCCACGCCGTAGTACAGCTCGAAATGGCGGTGGGTGTTCCAGGCCAGGGTGCCCACCCGGTCGCCGTTTTCAATGCCGAGCTTCAGCAGGGCCTGGGCCAGCTGCTTGCTGCGGTGGTTGGCATCGGCGTAGGTGTAGCGGTGGATGCCGCC
This region includes:
- a CDS encoding RagB/SusD family nutrient uptake outer membrane protein, translated to MKKILPLAALLSALALGSCNKEYLNPSTASQQQVVTSSDGLITLCNGLQARYSAGGLLSVLYNTVAAGGLSTRELSILNVGNIEEYNLSLGAGSLTNSNGVVRNIWTQANLVKSNADLVLANVGNAPDAGTRSGIVAYASIFRALSIGTLAQYFEQIPLATQESAPFVPRVDALRNAVAQLEAAATQLAATPVSADFNAKIVPGIDLANTLQALITRYSLEAGDYDKALAAAGRVDLTKRSVFNFDDNSRNPLFETSFGNKNVFEPTNTSLGLAGALAPEAGDKRLPFLLRISPPPTTTQNLGTGFYTANSAPIPVYVPNEMLLIRAEAYARKNDVPNAVLELNKVRTSTAAAATSSTGLLLALPGAALPAYAGPLTPADVLLDILRNRYVELAFQGFRLADSRRFGRPAPGTTGAERNRNFFPYPRTERENNPSTPADPAI
- the nagB gene encoding glucosamine-6-phosphate deaminase; the protein is MSPPNSHPTPIATTVYADSERASAAVAGQIADLIRARAAEGQPCVLGLATGSSPTRVYEELVRLHREDGLSFQNVISFNLDEYYPMAPDSLQSYVRFMREYLFDHVDIKPENVHIPDGTVSPEQVAEFCRRYEEQIREAGGVDLQLLGIGRTGHIGFNEPGSGPDSRTRLITLDHVTRTDAASDFYGEENVPRRALTMGVGTILEARKIVLLAWGEGKAAVVKRMMECEVTDTLPATYLQRHPAVQVVLDEAAGAELTPRKTPWLLGLPCNWHDAALVRKAITWLARTVTKPILKLTEEDYNENGLSELLAQSGPAYDINIRVFNELQHTITGWPGGKPNADDTYRPERAAPFPKRVLIFSPHPDDDVISMGGTLLRLVDQGHEVHVAYQTSGNIAVFDDEAIRFADFVADYDQAFHLPTGEPADNLYHRVADFLKNKQPGQVDSDEVQQIKGLIRRGEAKSACRLAGIPDANVHFQDLPFYETGRVRKKPLGDEDIRLTMELLNRIQPQQIYAAGDLSDPHGTHRVCLAAIFESIHRLKASDTAWLDDCWMWLYRGAWQEWDIDQIEMAVPLSPQELTRKRRAIFKHQSQKDRPLFPGADQREFWQRAEARNRTTAKLYDQLGLPEYEGIEAFVRWEF
- a CDS encoding acyltransferase family protein, with the translated sequence MQRTTQAALETTGTLPLAEASQPGRLISLDVFRGLTVMAMILVNNPGDWGHIYPPFEHAEWNGCTPTDLIFPFFLFIVGVSLVYALDGTKRQGGPQGAVLLRVLRRAAVLFGLGLLLSLYPKFDFSTVRIMGVLARIALVFLGCGFIFLKTSWRTQAWLIISFLIGYAVLMQLVPVPGFGPANLEPTTNLGAWLDRTIFTEAHLWKQSKTWDPEGLLGTLPALATGLLGSLTAQWLRHKGPEPAAKVAWLFVAGGGLSLLGLCWAPWFPINKALWSSPYVLYTGGLAMAGLAALYWICDVQGYRAWTRPALVYGVNAILVFCLSALLSRTFGLFQLALPGGKTGGLKEWLYEWGIAPYFADPRTASLVGAATLIVIWYFILSWMYKKGVVLKV
- the proC gene encoding pyrroline-5-carboxylate reductase; amino-acid sequence: MKILIIGGGNMGLTYARSFVRAHITSRLDLRLLARSPERVPALAAHEIGTVWGSPAECVPGADILILAVKPQDSPALFAALKGLVQPQQLILSIMAGVRIDTLREALGTPKIIRAMPNLPAQIGMGMTAFTSTDEVSRAELVQVQNLLSTTGKTVYVENESAIDASTAISGSGPAYVYYCMEALMAAAAQMGFSGAEAELLVSQTFRGAVELYSQSGLSCQDWITKVASKGGTTEAALGAFGAGAVREGLMAGAGAARDRAEELGK
- a CDS encoding 3-(methylthio)propionyl-CoA ligase, producing the protein MLGLMMAEPLRVATIIEHAAKWHGDTEIVSRLPEGGIHRYTYADANHRSKQLAQALLKLGIENGDRVGTLAWNTHRHFELYYGVAGIGAVCHTINPRLFPEQLVYIINHAEDRLLFFDLTFLPLVERLAAVCPTVEKWVLMAGPEHLPKESEMPGLCSYEDLLAAESGDYEWPSFDENTACSLCYTSGTTDQPKGVLYSHRSTLLHAFGISLPDSLGCSALDVIMPVVPMFHVNAWGLPYAAPLNGSKLVLPGAGMDSASLFELMESEGVTFSAGVPTIWFALLQFMREGQRHFTTLKRTVVGGASCPPALMKAFEDELGVTVLHAWGMTETSPLGTGARLKAKHADLSPADSLAIRSKQGRVVFGVDMKIVGDDGHALPHDGVAFGDLLVRGPWVVRDYFRAHTPGELTADGWFRTGDVATIDSDGYMQITDRSKDVIKSGGEWISSIDLENLAVAHPAVAEAAVIGVPSAKWSERPLLIVVRRIGMELSAEEMLNFFRGRVAKFCEPDAVEFVDSLPHTATGKLLKTQLRKDFAGYSVA